In Reichenbachiella agarivorans, one genomic interval encodes:
- the secDF gene encoding protein translocase subunit SecDF, with amino-acid sequence MKNKGGVVLLTVVVSLLCIYYLSFTFVAQRVNEEATAAATVDNTTDYAKKQQYLDSIWKEPVYNLFGIEFTYQDIKETELNLGLDLRGGMHVTLEVSPEEIVKGVSGNSKDPDFLKALAAAKEKIKGTQLNYVAEFYASFKELAPDKSLAAVFATAANRGRISLSTPDEEVLALINEEVDGAIERSFNILRTRIDRFGTSQPNIQRLQGTGRIQIELPGVDNPTRVRKLLQGVAKLEFWEVHEINEIFPTLQAMNDVAVKDQQAELSELVQAGDTTTVVETKTENIDDLLGDNSPADSTAGDDLVAQLENDSTALDSAALASQVSPLFSLLQAQYGLIYNLKDTAKINRVLQNEDVKRSIPSTIKFLWAVKPVKSQDVLNQDEFIELYAIKTSRGGKAPLTGEVIIDARQELDQRSAPSIGMNMNATGAKAWKKLTADNINRRVAIVLDGYVYSAPNVQGEIPNGSSQITGNFTLEEAKDLANILKAGSLPAPTTIVEDVVIGPTLGKVAQQQGIISIVAGLGIVILFMIAYYAKGGMVANIALFFNVFFILGILAQLSAALTLPGIAGIVLTIGMSIDANVLIFERIKEELRNGAGVKQAISSGYSKAYSSIVDANVTTLLVGFILYFLGQGPVKGFAITLIVGIICSFFSAVFITRVITEWMSKKGDKSKISFSTPFSKNFLTNINFDFISKRKMAYIFSATFITIGMIALIGKGLTYGVDFTGGRSYVVTFQNPIVPSALKTSLSGSLDNQGVEVKTFGADNILKVTTSYLIEDESDEADVKVKETVVAGIADFTKLTYIEDDTKADAGNFTIASSSKVGATIADDIKNASFESVVFALIVIFLYILVRFRKWQFGLGAIIALFHDTLFVLSAFAIANLLGFSFEVDQVFIAAMLTIIGYSINDTVVVFDRVRETLSAKQSTDMKSVFNEALNSTVSRTTITSLTTLIVVIVLFLFGGAVLQGFSFALIVGILIGTYSSIFIATPVVIDFNKEKK; translated from the coding sequence ATGAAAAATAAAGGAGGAGTAGTATTACTCACAGTAGTGGTCTCTTTGCTTTGCATTTATTACTTGTCGTTCACATTCGTGGCGCAGAGAGTAAACGAAGAAGCTACAGCAGCAGCCACTGTTGACAACACGACAGATTACGCTAAAAAGCAACAATACCTAGATTCTATCTGGAAAGAACCAGTGTACAATCTATTCGGGATAGAATTTACCTACCAAGACATCAAGGAAACTGAGTTGAACTTAGGACTTGACTTGAGAGGTGGTATGCACGTGACATTGGAAGTTTCTCCAGAAGAAATCGTCAAAGGTGTCAGTGGCAACAGCAAAGACCCAGACTTTCTGAAAGCTTTGGCAGCTGCCAAAGAAAAAATCAAAGGGACACAACTCAACTATGTAGCTGAGTTTTATGCCTCATTCAAAGAGTTGGCTCCAGACAAATCATTGGCTGCCGTATTCGCTACTGCTGCCAACAGAGGTAGAATTAGCTTGAGCACGCCAGATGAAGAAGTATTGGCATTGATCAATGAGGAAGTAGATGGAGCGATCGAAAGATCATTCAACATCCTCAGAACTAGAATTGACAGATTCGGAACTTCACAGCCAAACATCCAGAGACTACAAGGAACTGGCAGAATCCAAATAGAACTACCTGGCGTAGACAATCCTACAAGAGTAAGAAAACTCTTGCAAGGTGTAGCAAAACTCGAATTCTGGGAAGTACATGAAATCAACGAGATTTTCCCTACGCTCCAAGCGATGAACGATGTAGCTGTGAAAGATCAGCAGGCAGAGTTGTCTGAATTGGTACAAGCAGGTGATACTACAACTGTAGTGGAAACTAAGACTGAAAACATCGACGATTTGCTAGGAGACAACAGCCCTGCAGATTCTACCGCAGGAGATGATTTAGTAGCTCAACTAGAAAATGACAGTACCGCATTGGACTCAGCTGCATTGGCTTCTCAGGTTTCTCCATTGTTTAGCTTGCTACAGGCGCAGTATGGATTGATCTACAACCTCAAGGATACAGCCAAGATCAACAGAGTATTGCAAAACGAAGATGTAAAAAGAAGTATTCCATCTACAATCAAATTCTTGTGGGCTGTGAAACCAGTAAAATCACAAGATGTATTGAACCAAGATGAATTTATCGAACTCTATGCGATCAAAACTAGCCGAGGGGGCAAAGCGCCATTGACTGGAGAGGTGATCATCGATGCACGTCAGGAATTGGATCAGAGATCAGCACCATCTATCGGCATGAACATGAACGCTACAGGTGCAAAGGCATGGAAGAAATTGACAGCAGACAACATCAACAGAAGAGTTGCCATCGTGTTGGATGGATATGTGTACTCTGCACCAAACGTACAAGGAGAAATCCCTAACGGCAGCTCACAAATCACGGGTAACTTTACCCTAGAAGAAGCCAAGGATTTGGCCAACATCTTAAAAGCTGGTAGCCTTCCCGCTCCTACTACAATTGTAGAAGACGTAGTGATCGGACCTACCTTGGGTAAAGTAGCACAGCAGCAAGGAATCATCTCTATAGTAGCTGGCTTGGGGATAGTGATCTTATTTATGATTGCTTATTATGCCAAAGGTGGAATGGTAGCGAACATTGCTTTGTTCTTCAACGTCTTTTTCATTCTGGGAATCTTAGCACAATTGAGTGCTGCCTTGACGCTACCAGGTATTGCAGGTATCGTATTGACCATCGGTATGTCTATTGATGCAAACGTCTTGATCTTCGAAAGAATCAAAGAAGAATTGAGAAATGGCGCAGGAGTAAAACAAGCCATCTCTTCAGGTTATAGTAAAGCCTATTCGTCTATCGTAGATGCCAACGTGACTACTTTATTGGTAGGTTTCATCCTTTACTTCCTAGGACAAGGGCCAGTGAAAGGCTTTGCGATCACTTTGATTGTAGGGATTATCTGTTCATTCTTCTCAGCGGTATTCATCACAAGAGTCATCACTGAGTGGATGAGCAAAAAAGGAGACAAGAGTAAGATTTCGTTCTCTACACCTTTCTCTAAAAACTTCTTGACCAACATCAATTTTGATTTCATATCCAAAAGAAAAATGGCCTACATTTTCTCTGCGACTTTCATCACTATTGGTATGATTGCTTTGATTGGCAAGGGCTTAACTTATGGTGTTGACTTCACTGGTGGTAGATCTTATGTAGTGACATTCCAAAATCCGATTGTTCCATCAGCATTGAAAACTTCATTGTCAGGATCATTGGATAACCAAGGCGTGGAAGTAAAAACATTCGGTGCAGACAATATTCTGAAAGTAACGACCAGTTACTTGATCGAAGATGAGTCTGACGAAGCGGATGTAAAAGTGAAAGAAACAGTGGTCGCAGGTATTGCTGACTTTACCAAATTGACTTATATAGAAGACGATACCAAAGCAGACGCGGGCAACTTCACAATAGCTAGTTCGTCCAAAGTAGGTGCTACGATAGCAGATGACATCAAAAATGCCTCTTTTGAATCTGTCGTATTTGCTTTGATCGTAATCTTCTTGTACATCTTGGTGAGATTTAGAAAATGGCAATTTGGATTGGGAGCCATCATCGCACTCTTCCATGATACATTGTTTGTACTGTCAGCTTTCGCCATTGCTAATTTATTAGGTTTCTCATTCGAAGTAGATCAGGTATTCATCGCTGCGATGTTGACCATCATTGGTTACTCTATCAACGATACTGTGGTAGTATTTGACCGTGTCAGAGAGACCTTGTCTGCGAAACAAAGCACTGATATGAAGTCTGTCTTCAACGAGGCACTCAACAGCACAGTGAGCCGTACGACGATCACTTCATTGACGACTTTGATCGTGGTAATAGTCTTGTTCCTATTTGGCGGAGCGGTATTGCAAGGCTTCTCATTTGCCTTGATCGTAGGTATCTTGATCGGTACATACTCTTCTATTTTCATTGCAACCCCCGTTGTGATTGATTTTAACAAAGAGAAGAAATAA
- a CDS encoding Rossmann-like and DUF2520 domain-containing protein has translation MKVTVIGTGKVASNLIHILSDKNLLHTVYGRSQEKIDSAIGLKTNIQSSHSLDFRNNPSSVFLIAVSDRAIKEVASGLLLPPNAIVAHTSGTCTREDLLDPENTGVFYPLQSFTTSLPIDFSSIPILIEGSNEWTEKNLIDLATHLSTSVQVTTAIDRQQLHIAAVFASNFTNRMLHAAEQVLNQASLDISLLRPLVELSISNVFTTGSQQSLTGPAQRQDHATIQNHLEKLDATPELRTLYETLTNYIQASYIKKTATLKR, from the coding sequence ATGAAAGTCACCGTAATCGGTACTGGCAAAGTAGCTTCCAATTTGATTCATATCCTATCGGATAAAAATCTACTCCATACCGTATATGGTAGATCCCAAGAGAAGATCGATTCAGCTATTGGTCTGAAAACAAACATTCAATCTTCCCACTCTTTAGATTTCAGAAACAATCCCTCAAGCGTTTTCCTCATAGCTGTAAGTGACCGAGCCATCAAAGAAGTCGCCTCTGGACTCCTATTACCTCCCAATGCAATCGTCGCACATACATCAGGCACATGTACACGAGAAGATTTGTTAGACCCAGAAAATACAGGGGTATTCTACCCCTTGCAGAGTTTTACTACCTCTCTCCCCATAGATTTCAGCTCTATACCTATTTTGATCGAGGGGTCGAATGAATGGACTGAAAAAAACTTAATTGACCTGGCTACACATCTGAGTACAAGCGTACAAGTCACCACAGCCATCGATCGACAACAACTACATATCGCAGCAGTCTTTGCCAGCAATTTTACCAACCGCATGCTGCACGCTGCAGAGCAGGTGCTCAACCAAGCATCTCTTGACATCAGCCTCTTGAGACCTCTCGTAGAATTATCCATCTCCAATGTGTTCACGACTGGTTCACAACAGAGTCTCACCGGTCCAGCCCAAAGACAAGATCATGCGACCATCCAAAATCATCTAGAAAAGCTAGACGCTACCCCCGAATTAAGAACACTTTATGAAACCCTAACTAACTATATTCAAGCGTCATACATCAAAAAAACAGCTACTCTTAAAAGGTAA
- a CDS encoding DUF1987 domain-containing protein, producing MKGYFIRPSRITPSVYFNPKNQLLDVRGKSSPENALAFYNVLLQNIDSYVQLDVAKLTVNMAFEYFNTSSSKCLFMILKKLESVEQLGKKVVVNWYYECDDEDMKEAGEDFSSFFEYEFNFKEVPVINTLGGIVDKEEKAA from the coding sequence ATGAAAGGATATTTCATAAGACCATCAAGAATCACCCCTTCGGTGTACTTCAACCCAAAAAATCAACTGTTGGATGTACGCGGAAAATCAAGCCCAGAAAACGCATTGGCATTCTACAACGTGCTCTTGCAGAACATTGACAGCTACGTACAGTTAGATGTAGCAAAATTGACCGTGAACATGGCATTCGAGTATTTCAACACCAGCTCTAGCAAATGCTTGTTCATGATCTTGAAGAAATTAGAGAGCGTAGAGCAATTAGGCAAAAAAGTTGTCGTTAATTGGTACTACGAGTGCGATGACGAAGACATGAAGGAAGCTGGCGAGGACTTTAGCTCATTCTTTGAATATGAGTTCAACTTCAAAGAAGTGCCCGTAATCAACACCTTGGGTGGAATCGTAGACAAAGAAGAAAAAGCAGCCTAA
- a CDS encoding Lrp/AsnC family transcriptional regulator codes for MDKAILRRLSENARVPFSTVAKELGISNTMVHQRVNKLRQMGILENATFRLNAKALGYTTEAITRIDVANAKFIPKIVRELEKIPEIIECTNISGKYALLVKVMARDNGHLRDILYGKIHDLDGVIGTDTNISFETSFQKNIALI; via the coding sequence ATGGACAAGGCAATTTTGAGGAGGTTAAGTGAAAACGCAAGAGTTCCGTTCTCGACAGTTGCCAAAGAATTGGGGATTTCTAATACGATGGTGCATCAGCGAGTCAACAAGCTCAGACAGATGGGGATATTAGAAAATGCAACCTTTCGTCTCAACGCCAAAGCATTGGGCTATACGACCGAGGCAATTACACGCATAGATGTGGCCAACGCCAAGTTTATCCCCAAGATCGTAAGGGAACTAGAGAAGATACCCGAGATCATAGAGTGTACGAACATCTCAGGAAAGTATGCGCTGTTGGTCAAAGTGATGGCAAGAGACAATGGACATTTGAGAGATATTCTCTATGGGAAAATCCATGATTTGGATGGAGTGATAGGTACAGATACCAATATTTCCTTTGAGACATCTTTTCAAAAAAATATAGCACTGATTTGA
- a CDS encoding DUF1338 domain-containing protein, producing the protein MDYKNIIAKCWSDYVSKTPSAEAIHQLLAERGESIVNDHIAFRTFNHPKTGIEVLAKPFLEAGYEESGEYHFEVKKLKAKHYQHPDDHAPKIFISELLLESFSVELNQTVEQIVAPIVTGSLIEFPSIPWTDKSHETYKKLLAESEYAAWTYVFGFCANHFTINVNELKTIASLEDMNELLKSAGFELNTSGGEIKGSPSELLEQSSTLADKQVITFAEGDFKIPSCYYEFAKRYADVDGNLFQGFIAKSADKIFESTNTR; encoded by the coding sequence ATGGATTACAAAAATATCATAGCAAAGTGTTGGTCAGACTATGTCTCGAAGACTCCCTCAGCTGAGGCCATACATCAACTGTTGGCAGAGAGAGGCGAGAGCATAGTCAATGACCACATTGCATTTAGAACTTTCAACCATCCCAAAACGGGAATTGAAGTTCTTGCCAAACCATTTTTGGAGGCAGGCTATGAGGAAAGTGGCGAATACCATTTTGAAGTAAAAAAATTGAAAGCCAAGCATTATCAACATCCAGATGATCATGCACCTAAGATTTTTATCAGTGAGTTGTTATTAGAGAGTTTTTCGGTTGAACTCAATCAGACTGTCGAGCAAATAGTCGCACCTATTGTCACAGGAAGTCTGATTGAGTTCCCGTCAATCCCTTGGACAGACAAATCGCATGAAACCTACAAGAAACTACTGGCAGAATCAGAATATGCTGCATGGACATATGTCTTTGGATTCTGTGCCAACCATTTCACCATCAATGTCAATGAGCTGAAGACCATCGCCAGTCTGGAGGACATGAATGAGTTGTTGAAATCTGCTGGTTTTGAACTCAACACCTCAGGTGGAGAAATCAAAGGTAGTCCTAGCGAATTGTTAGAGCAGTCTAGCACCTTGGCAGACAAACAAGTCATCACATTTGCAGAAGGTGATTTCAAAATTCCATCCTGCTACTATGAGTTTGCCAAACGGTATGCAGATGTTGACGGCAATCTTTTCCAAGGTTTCATTGCCAAATCTGCCGATAAAATATTCGAAAGTACGAATACAAGATAA
- a CDS encoding glycine--tRNA ligase, translating to MAKNEDPNELKKIVSHAKEYGYVFPSSEIYDGLSATYDYGQYGAELKQNIRQYWWKAMVQMNENIVGIDASIFMHPTTWKASGHVDAFNDPMIDNKDSKKRYRADVLIEEHVAKIDAKINKEIEKAAGKFGDSFDEAQFRATNPRVLQNQEKIDAINARFKEDIEKENFEDLKLLIEELEISDPVSGSKNWTEVRQFNLMFSTELGSLADGASKIYLRPETAQGIFVNYLNVQKTGRMKLPFGIAQTGKAFRNEIIARQFIFRMREFEQMEMQFFIKPGTELEWYEIWKNKRMNWHKSLGLGEENYRFHDHLNLAHYANAACDIEFNFPMGFKELEGIHSRTDFDLKAHEEYSGKKLQYFDNEMEQSYVPYVVETSVGLDRLFLAILATAYTEETLEDGSERTVLKLPVQLAPVKAAVLPLINKDGLPEKAREIMDDLKFSVNVQYDGKDAIGRRYRRQDAIGTPFCITVDHQTLEDGTVTIRERDSMEQRRVAASEVSSIIEKAVDLKPLLKQL from the coding sequence ATGGCAAAGAACGAAGATCCAAACGAGCTTAAAAAGATCGTATCTCACGCAAAAGAGTACGGTTATGTTTTTCCCTCGAGTGAAATATATGATGGGCTAAGTGCCACCTACGACTATGGTCAGTATGGTGCAGAATTGAAACAAAACATTCGTCAGTACTGGTGGAAAGCCATGGTACAGATGAACGAAAACATTGTCGGTATTGACGCCTCGATCTTTATGCACCCCACGACTTGGAAGGCTTCTGGTCACGTGGACGCATTCAACGATCCGATGATCGACAACAAGGATTCCAAAAAACGCTACCGTGCAGATGTATTGATCGAAGAGCATGTCGCTAAGATTGATGCCAAAATCAACAAAGAAATAGAAAAAGCTGCTGGCAAATTTGGTGACTCTTTTGACGAAGCACAATTCAGAGCTACGAATCCAAGGGTGCTACAGAATCAGGAAAAAATAGACGCCATCAATGCTCGATTCAAAGAAGACATCGAGAAAGAAAATTTTGAAGATCTCAAACTCCTCATCGAAGAATTGGAAATTTCTGATCCAGTAAGCGGATCAAAAAATTGGACTGAAGTCCGTCAGTTCAACCTCATGTTCTCCACAGAACTCGGTTCATTGGCAGATGGCGCGAGTAAAATTTACTTGAGACCAGAGACCGCCCAAGGTATATTCGTCAACTACCTCAACGTGCAAAAAACGGGCAGAATGAAACTGCCATTCGGTATTGCACAAACTGGAAAGGCATTCAGAAACGAGATCATCGCTCGACAATTCATCTTCCGAATGAGAGAATTTGAGCAGATGGAGATGCAATTTTTCATCAAGCCAGGTACCGAACTAGAATGGTACGAAATCTGGAAAAACAAAAGAATGAACTGGCACAAATCACTGGGCTTGGGAGAGGAAAACTATAGATTCCATGACCACTTGAACCTTGCGCACTATGCCAATGCTGCCTGTGACATTGAGTTCAACTTCCCGATGGGATTCAAAGAGCTAGAAGGAATTCACTCCAGAACTGACTTTGACCTCAAAGCACATGAAGAGTACAGTGGCAAAAAACTACAGTACTTTGACAATGAAATGGAGCAATCATATGTCCCCTATGTCGTAGAGACTTCCGTCGGACTAGACCGACTCTTCTTGGCAATTTTGGCGACTGCCTACACCGAAGAGACTTTGGAAGACGGTAGTGAAAGGACAGTTCTCAAGCTTCCAGTACAATTAGCACCAGTCAAAGCAGCAGTGTTGCCATTGATCAACAAAGACGGCTTGCCAGAAAAAGCAAGAGAAATCATGGATGACCTCAAGTTCTCTGTCAATGTGCAGTACGACGGCAAAGACGCCATCGGCCGCAGATACAGACGACAGGATGCGATCGGTACGCCGTTTTGTATCACCGTAGATCACCAGACACTAGAAGATGGCACGGTGACCATCCGTGAGCGAGACAGCATGGAGCAGAGACGTGTAGCTGCATCTGAGGTGTCGTCCATCATCGAAAAAGCCGTAGACTTGAAACCATTGTTGAAACAACTCTAA
- a CDS encoding zinc-dependent peptidase, translating into MILLQLAHETSTAIDAFRMFMITIAFLIALVLTGKINLGIRIPGVSVPMRRDRKIILKEKFPFYAKLSDENKRRFERKVDHFIYSKDFIPRQIEKVTEEMKVLIAACAVQLTMGFPNVALSYFKRILIYPDDYYSTISKKYHRGEVNPRAKAIVLSWRHFVEGYVHNTDGRNLGLHEMAHALRIENRISNNEYDFLDKDIQNKWEQLADEEIGRIRSGNSRMFRDYAGTNREEFFAVAVENFFECPQTFKNQMPELYHNLALLLRQDPLSP; encoded by the coding sequence ATGATTCTTCTCCAACTAGCCCACGAAACCTCGACTGCCATAGACGCCTTTCGGATGTTTATGATCACCATTGCATTCCTGATTGCCCTCGTACTGACTGGAAAAATCAATTTGGGCATTCGCATCCCAGGCGTATCAGTCCCCATGCGTCGAGACCGAAAAATCATCTTGAAAGAAAAATTCCCTTTCTACGCCAAGCTGTCGGACGAAAACAAAAGACGCTTCGAGCGCAAAGTTGATCACTTCATCTACAGCAAAGATTTCATCCCTCGCCAGATCGAAAAAGTAACTGAGGAAATGAAAGTCCTCATCGCCGCCTGTGCTGTACAATTGACCATGGGATTTCCCAATGTAGCACTATCCTACTTCAAACGTATATTGATTTACCCAGATGACTACTACTCCACGATCAGTAAAAAATACCACCGAGGAGAGGTCAACCCAAGAGCCAAAGCCATCGTGCTGTCATGGAGGCACTTTGTGGAAGGATATGTACACAACACCGACGGGCGAAATCTCGGTCTCCATGAGATGGCACATGCGCTCAGGATAGAAAACCGAATCAGCAACAACGAATATGACTTCCTAGACAAAGACATCCAAAACAAATGGGAACAATTGGCAGATGAAGAAATCGGGCGCATTCGCTCAGGAAACAGCCGTATGTTTCGCGACTATGCTGGCACCAACCGTGAAGAATTCTTTGCGGTAGCAGTAGAGAACTTTTTCGAGTGTCCCCAGACTTTTAAAAATCAGATGCCTGAGTTGTATCATAACTTAGCTTTACTTTTGAGGCAAGACCCTTTGAGCCCATGA
- a CDS encoding DUF721 domain-containing protein produces MMKKKPHPAGERKKEMVTMKDLMEAMLKSYNIDRKFDQATLITKWNKIMGTAIANRTTNLEIRNDVLIVTLSSAPLKHELNNSKQKVMDLVNKEFGKHIVKQILFV; encoded by the coding sequence ATGATGAAGAAAAAGCCACACCCCGCAGGAGAGAGAAAAAAAGAAATGGTCACCATGAAGGATCTGATGGAGGCCATGCTCAAATCCTACAACATCGATAGGAAATTTGACCAAGCCACACTCATCACTAAGTGGAACAAAATCATGGGTACAGCCATCGCCAACCGCACCACCAACCTAGAAATCCGCAACGATGTACTCATCGTCACGCTGTCCTCTGCCCCCCTCAAACACGAGCTCAATAACTCCAAGCAAAAAGTGATGGATCTCGTCAACAAAGAGTTTGGCAAACACATCGTCAAGCAGATATTGTTTGTGTAG
- a CDS encoding YebC/PmpR family DNA-binding transcriptional regulator: MGRAFEFRKARKLKRWGQMARTFTRIGKDIVIAVKDGGSDPNTNSRLRAVMQNAKAANMPKENVERAIKRATDKSQGDFKETLFEGYGPHGIAILVETATDNNNRTVANIRSYFTKCNGSLGTQGSVEFMFDHTCNFRLKKDGLDAEELELELIDYGAEEVFEDEDGMMVYGGFSDYGALQKYFEENNMEILSSGFERIPQVTKELTEEQQEDVNKLLEKIEDDDDVQNVYHTMA, encoded by the coding sequence ATGGGAAGAGCATTTGAATTTAGAAAAGCTAGAAAACTAAAACGTTGGGGTCAGATGGCCAGAACCTTTACGCGCATTGGCAAGGATATCGTCATCGCGGTGAAGGACGGAGGATCAGATCCTAATACAAATTCAAGATTGCGTGCTGTCATGCAAAATGCCAAGGCAGCCAACATGCCCAAGGAGAATGTCGAACGTGCCATCAAGCGTGCCACTGACAAGTCTCAGGGGGATTTCAAGGAAACTTTGTTCGAAGGGTACGGGCCTCACGGGATCGCCATCCTAGTAGAGACCGCTACCGACAACAACAATAGGACAGTGGCCAACATCAGAAGCTATTTTACCAAGTGCAATGGCAGCTTGGGTACTCAGGGTTCTGTAGAGTTTATGTTTGATCATACTTGCAACTTCCGATTGAAAAAGGATGGTTTGGATGCGGAAGAGTTAGAACTGGAGTTGATTGATTATGGAGCCGAAGAGGTCTTTGAGGACGAGGATGGCATGATGGTCTATGGAGGGTTCTCTGACTATGGCGCTTTGCAGAAGTACTTCGAAGAAAACAACATGGAGATATTGTCTTCAGGTTTTGAGCGGATTCCACAGGTCACCAAGGAATTGACTGAGGAGCAACAAGAAGACGTCAACAAGCTGTTAGAAAAAATAGAAGATGATGATGACGTACAAAACGTCTATCATACGATGGCTTGA